Proteins from one Gossypium raimondii isolate GPD5lz chromosome 8, ASM2569854v1, whole genome shotgun sequence genomic window:
- the LOC105791597 gene encoding 60S ribosomal protein L28-1-like, protein FFVSAPGQLIWEVVKKNNCFLVRQFGRGTASLQFSKEPNNLYNLHSYKHSGLANKKTVTIQSGGKDQSVLLATTKTKKQNKLSALLHKSLMKKEFPRMAKAVKN, encoded by the exons ttttttgtATCGGCACCCGGACAGTTGATTTGGGAGGTAGTGAAGAAGAATAATTGCTTTTTGGTGAGGCAGTTTGGAAGAGGAACTGCTAGCCTTCAGTTCAGCAAAGAGCCCAACAATCTCTACAACCTACACTCCTACAAACACTCTG GGTTGGCAAACAAGAAAACAGTCACCATTCAAAGTGGGGGCAAAGACCAGTCTGTGCTGCTAGCAACCACCAAGACTAAGAAGCAGAACAAGCTTTCGGCCTTGCTTCACAAGTCACTCATGAAAAAGGAGTTCCCCAGGATGGCCAAGGCGGTCAAAAACTAG
- the LOC105793350 gene encoding LOW QUALITY PROTEIN: actin-depolymerizing factor (The sequence of the model RefSeq protein was modified relative to this genomic sequence to represent the inferred CDS: substituted 5 bases at 5 genomic stop codons) translates to MTMSDECKLNFLELKAKRNHXFIVYKIDKMTXXVVVEKLESPQEPYQDFTDASPANECHYVIFDYDFIIDKNYQKSKIFFFTHKTKXHTLLVLDASRVRSKMLYTSSKDKFKRXSNGVQVELQTTGPSELSLDIIKAQAF, encoded by the exons ATGACCATGAGTGATGAGTGCAAGCTCAATTTCTTGGAACTAAAAGCCAAACGAAACCATTAGTTCATTGTGTACAAGATTGACAAAATGACATAATAGGTGGTCGTAGAAAAATTAGAAAGTCCTCAAGAACCTTACCAAGATTTCACCGACGCCTCGCCTGCCAATGAATGTCATTATGTCATCTTTGATTATGATTTCATTATTGACAAGAATTATCAGAAAAGCAAGATTTTCTTCTTTACACACAAAACTAAATGACACACACTATT ggTCCTTGATGCGTCAAGGGTGAGAAGTAAGATGCTTTATACAAGCTCAAAGGATAAATTCAAGCGATAATCAAATGGGGTTCAAGTTGAGTTGCAAACAACTGGTCCTAGTGAGTTGAGCTTGGACATCATCAAAGCTCAAGCTTTCTAA